CCACGCTGCGTACGATGTACTCCCCGCGCGCCACCAGCCCGGCGGTGTCGCCGATGGTGGAGGGGGAGAGCGCGGGGAGCGGCACGTGCCCCCCGCCGCACGCGGCCAGCGCCGCCGTCCAGGTGGCGAGCGAGCCGAGCGCGAGCGCGCGGCGGATGCGGGTGCGCGTGCGGGACATCCTCCCCTCCCCCGGTCGACGGTTCGGCGGCCTTCCCACAGGTCGAGAGAAATCGCTGGTCCGGTGGCATCTCTCGTGCCCAACCGCAGCGAAAGTCCCGGCGGACGATCCCGCCTCCCGCTTCGGGCCGAAAGAGGTACGATGAGCGACAGCCGCGCACCGTGGGCGAGCCCGGACGCCGACCCGACCCTGCCGCTGGACGTGGGGCAGCCGCGGCCCGCCGCTCCGCCCGCGCGCCCGCCGCGGAGGGCCCGCGGTGCGGCCGTCCGGGTGGGGAAGGCGGCGCTCAAGCTCTTCGCCGCGTACTACGTCTTCTGCCTGATTCTGCTGGCGGCCTACCGCTTCGTCCCGCCGCCCACGACCGGGGTCCAGGTCCAGCGCCGGGTCGAAGCCTGGCTCGGGCGGCGCGAATACGACAAGCGGCGGGAGGTCGTCCCGCTCGCCAGCCTGCCGCCGCACGTGGCGCGGGCGGTGGTGGCCGCGGAGGACGGGCGCTTCTGGACCCACCACGGCTTCGACTGGGAGGAGATGCGCAACGCGCGCCGCGACGCGGCGGAGCGCGGACGCGTGCGCGGCGCCTCCACCATCACGCAGCAGCTGATGAAGAACCTCTTCGGGTGCGCCTGCCGCAACCCGGTCCGCAAGCTGTACGACCTGGCGCTCACCCCGCCGGCCGAGCTGATCCTGGGCAAGGAGCGCATCCTGGAGCTCTACCTCAACCAGGTGGAGTGGGGCGACGGCGTCTACGGCGTCGAGGCGGCCGCGCGGCACCACTACGGGGTGTCCGCGAAGCGCCTTTCCCGCTCGCAGGCGGCGGGGCTGGCGGCGCTGCTCCCCAACCCGCGCCGGCGCACGCCCGACAACACGGGGTGGTACCGGCGGGAGATCCTGAGGCGGATGCGTCACCGGGGCTGGTGAAGCGTCCTACGGAATCTGGGCCGTATCAGCTCTCATACCGTTTTTCGAGATTCGCTGCGCATTGGGAAGCCGTCGTTCCGAGTGGAGCCCGATGCGCGTTCGCCACCGAAGTCGCCAGGCTCCCGAGGATCCACCCGCGGCCGGCAGGAGGCCGGACCGATGCATGGAGCCAGCGTCCGGGCGGGGTGAGTAGATTCCTCGGGCGCCGCCCAGCTGAGGTGTGGAATCCGGATCGGTGCTGCGGCGCCGCTCGGAATGACATGGTTCGCGAAAGGACCGGATTGCACACTGCTTCCTGGAATCCGGTATCACGGTTCAGCGTCGGAGGGGCATGATGCGCCGATGGGGCTGCACGCCGCTGTGCCTGCTGGTGCTCGCCTGCGGCCGCGAGGCGCCCGCGTGGAAGGGCGGAGGGGAGGAGCGCGGCGCGTTCGACGCCGCCTCGGGCGTGGCCCGGGCCGACACCAGCGCCTCGCGGCCCCGCGTGATCCCGCTGCGGCCGATGGCGGGGGACGTGGAGATCCTCTACGGCGACCCGGAGAAGCCCGGCGAGCCGTTCGTGATGCGCATCCGGGAGCTGCCGGGGACGATCATCCCCCTGCACTCGCACCCGGTGGACGAGCACGTCACCGTGGTGCAGGGGACGTGGTACTTCGCCGTGGGAGACCGCTGGGACCGGGCCGCGCTGCGGGAGATGAAGCCCGGCACCTACGCCTTCGCGCCGAAGGGGAGCACCATGTTCGGCGCCTCGCCGGACGGGGCGGTGGTGCAGGTGCACGGCGTCGGCCCCTTCCACATCCACTGGCGCGACGGGCTGAAGACGCTGGACGACGCCGGCGGGGCGGCCGCGTTCCGCTTCCGCAAGGGCGAGCGCGTGCAGGCCCCGCGCGGCCGGGGCACCATCCGCCAGGGCTACGCCTCCGGGGAGATCGTCCAGTATGAGGTCGAAGCCGAGGGCGGCGGCCGCTTCATGGCCGACGAGAAGGACCTGCGCCGCGCCTGAGCGCGGCCTCAGGCCGGCGCCGCGCGCTGCGGCCGCCCGGATCGTCCCACGGGTGTTGACGCGCGGGGGCGGGTGCGCGGAAATTGACGGCGGACGCGCGCCGGCTCTCCCGGGCGGCGCGCCGCTCTTCCCTCCTTCCCTGGAGACCGCATGAGAACCGTCTCACGCGCGCCGGCCCTCGTCCTCGCCGCCTGCCTGGCCGCGGGAGGCGCGGCGGCGCAGGCGGGGGGCGCGCCGCGCCCGACCGTACCCATCGAGTACCACAAGCTGGACAACGGCCTGAAGGTGGTGCTCTCGCGCGACACCACCAGCCCCACCGTGGTGGTGGGCGTCTACTACAACATCGGCTTCCGCATCGAGCCGCGGAACCGCACCGGGTTCGCGCACCTCTTCGAGCACATGATGTTCCAGGGGTCGCGGAACCTGGGGAAGATGGAGTTCATCCGGCTGGTGCAGTCCAACGGCGGCATCCTGAACGGCTCCACCCGGTTCGACTTCACCAACTACTTCGAGGTCGTCCCCGCCCACACGCTGGAGACGGTGCTCTGGGCCGAGGCCGACCGCATGCGCGGGCTCGACGTCACGCAGGAGAACCTCGCGAACCAGCAGGAGGTGGTGAAGAACGAGGTGCGCGTGAACGTGCTGAACACCCCGTACGGCGGCTTCCCCTGGCTGGACATGCCCCAGTACGCCAACACCAACTGGTACAACGCGCACAACTTCTACGGCGACCTGGCCGACCTCGACTCGGCCACGCTCGCCGACGTGCAGAGCTTCTTCAAGACGTACTACTCGCCCAACAACGCGGCGCTGGTGGTGGTGGGCGACTTCGACCCGGCGCAGGCCCTGCGCTGGATCCGCCAGTACTTCGGCGACATCCCGGCAGTGCCCCAGCCCGCGCAGCCCGACCTCTCCGAGCCGCGCCAGACCGAGGAGAAGCGCGCCGTCAAGCGGGACACGCTGGCGCAGCGGCCCGCGCTCGCCATCGGCTACCACGCGCCGCGGGTGTGGACGGCCGAGTACTTCGCGCTCGCGGTGCTGGACCAGATCCTGGCGCAGGGGCGCGACAGCCGGCTCTACCAGAAGCTGGTGCAGGAGAAGGGGTACACCAGCGGCGTCTCGGCGAGCTTCAACCCCCTGGGGAACCCGTTCAACATCAACGGGCCCACGCTGTGGACGGCGTGGCTCTTCCACGACCGCGGCGTCCCCGCCGACTCGATCGTGGCGGCCTTCGACCAGGTGGTGGAGCCGCTGCGCGCCGGGCCGGTGGACCGGGCCACGCTGGACCGCGCGCTGGTGAAGGTGCGCAGCGGGCTGTACGACGGGCAGGACGCGCTGTTCGGCTTCGGCCGGGCGGACCTGCTGGCCTCCTTCGCGCTGTTCCACGACGACCCGGGGATGATCAACCGGATCGAGGAGGAGTTCCGCAAGGTCACGCCCGAGCTGATCCAGCGCGCGGCGCAGGAGTACCTGCGCCCCGCCAACCGCACCATCCTGGTCGTCGAGCCGCGCCCCGCGGCCGCCGCCCGCTGACCGGAGGCCACCCCGATGCGAACGACAGGCAGGCTCCTCGCCCTGGGCCTCGCGCTGGCGGCGGCCGCCCCGGCCGCCGCGCAGCCGCGCCAGGCGCCCCCCGCGCCGGGCGCGCCCCGGCCCTTCCGCGTCCCCGCCGCGCGCGAGTTCACCCTCCCCAACGGGATGGAGGTGACGCTCGTCCCCTACGGCCAGACCCCCAAGGCCACCGTGCTGCTCAGCGTGCGAGTGGGCAGCGCGGACGAGGGCCCGGACCAGACGTGGCTGCTGGAGCTGGCCACGGACCTCATGGAGGAGGGGACCGCCACCCGCACGGCGGAGCAGCTCAACCGCGAGGCCGCGGGGATGGGCGGCTCCATCGGCGTGGGCGTGGGCGAGAACAGCACCAGCGTCACCGGCAGCGTGCTGGCCGAGTTCGCGCCGCGGATGGTGGAGCTGGTGGCCGACGTGGCCCGCAACCCGCGCTTCCCCGAGTCGGAGCTGGCGCGGCTCAAGGCGGCGCGGGTGCGGCAGCTCGCCATCTCGCGCAGCCAGCCGCAGCCGCTGGCCGCGGAGCGCTTCCGCCAGGTGCTCTACCCCGGCCACGCCTACGGGCGGATCTTCCCCACCGAGGCGCAGATCCAGGGGTACACGGTGCAGCAGGCGAAGGACTTCTACGCGGCGAACTTCGGCGCCGCGCGGAGCCACCTGTACGTGGCCGGGCGCTTCGACGCGCAGGCGGTGGAGCAGGCGGTCCGCCGCGCCTTCGGCGACTGGGCCCGCGGCCCGGCGCCGGCCCCGGTGCGGCCGAGCCCCGCGACGGGCCGGGTGGTGCATCTGATCGACCGCCCGGGAGCGGTGCAGTCCACCGTCTTCGTGGGGCTGCCGATCATCGACCCGTCGCACCCGGACTGGGTGCCGCTGCAGGTGACCAACGCGTTGCTGGGCGGCTCGTTCGGCTCGCGCATCACCAGCAACATCCGCGAGCAGAAGGGCTACACCTACTCGCCCGGCTCCACCGTCTCGCCGCGGCTGGGGACGGCGTTCTGGGCCGAGATCGCCGACGTCACCACGCCGGTGACCGGCGCGTCGCTCACCGAGATCTTCCGGGAGATCGAGCGGCTGCGCGGCGAGCCGCCCACGGCCGAGGAGCTGCGCGGCATCCAGAACTACCTGGCCGGCACCTTCGTCCTGCAGAACTCTTCGCGGGGCGGCATCATCAACCAGCTCGCCTTCGTGGACCTGTACGGCCTGCCGGAGAGCTTCCTGCAGACGTACGTGCAGAGGGTGTACGCCGTCACGCCGGCCGACGTGCAGCGGATCGCGCGCACGTACCTGGACCACGAGAAGATGGCGATCGTGGTGGTGGGCGACCGGGCCGCCGTCGAGCCGCAGCTCCGCCCGTTCGGCGAGATCCGGTAGGCCGCCGCCCTTTCCGCCTCCCGTGGGGGCACGAGCTTTCGTGCCCCCGCGCTGGCTTTGCGCGGACGGCGGCCCGGATCGCCGGCGCCGGCTCGCTCCGCCACACCCGGCGCGGGCAACGGCCCTGTCACACCCTCGCGTGGCGTGTCGTTCTCCAGACGCAGTGGAGTTCGACGAAACCCGTTCGAGGAGTGGCTCACATGAAAGCTGCCCTGTCCGTACTGCTCCTGGCCGGCCTGCTCTCCTGCAGCTCGGCCACCGCGCCCGAGCTCGCCGGCGGGACCCGCGATCCCGCCCTGCTGCCGGGCCCGGCCTGGACCCTGGTGGGGTTCGCCCCGGCCTCGGGCGACTTCTCCGCCGCCCGCGCGCGGTTCATCGTGAACTTCAGCGCCGACGGCCGCGTGGGCGGCGAGGCCGGCCCGAACGTCTACGGCGGCAGCTACGCGGCTTCCGCGGAGGGGGCGATCCAGGTGCGGGACCTGGTCGGCACGCTGATCGGCGGGCCGGAGGCCGAAGAGGCCGGGAAGTATCAGGAGGGGCTCCTGCGCGCCCGGTCGTTCGAGGTCACGCCCACGGAGCTCCTGCTGCGCTTCGAGCAGCGCGGCGTCCTCCACTTCCGGCGCCAGGTGCTCCAGGCGCAGTAGCCTCGCGGGATCGAGATCCATAACTGAATGTCTCACACGGAGGAAACGGAGTTAACGGAGAACTGCGGGGGTTCTCCGTTGACTCCGTTGACTCGTGTGAGGCTTCCGTTGGAAGGATCAGAATCCAGAACGATCCATGGAAAACGGTACGATGCGCGCGGCCTGCCGGAGCACGGAACGACGTGATCCTGCCGCCCTGAACGCGCGCGGGGACGCGGCCCGCCGCGGCCGCGCGCACGAACTCCTTGCCTCCCGCGCCCGGCGCCCGTACGGTGTGTCTCTCGTGCTCTCCTGAGTTGTCTTCCCAGCCACCCTCCGGCGAAAAGGCGACATGCGCATCGGGATCATCGACCTGCTCGGCAAGGAGCCGCCCACCAACGGCTACTCGCGCCTCATGCGCGCCAACAACACCAGCATCATGCCCCAGGTGGTGGGCGTCTGGTGCGAGGAAGAGGGGCACCAGGTCCACATCGCCTACTACTCGGGGACCGAGCTGCTGGCCGGCGGGCTCCCGGAAGAGCTGGACCTCCTCTTCATCAACGCCTTCTCGCAGTGCGCGCTCCTGGCGTACGCCTTCAGCGCCTACTACCGGCACCAGGGGGTGCCCACGGTGCTGGGCGGGCCGCACGCGCGCTCGTATCCCGAGGACGCCCGCAGGTACTTCGACTACGTGGTGGGCTTCTGCGACAAGGAGACGCTGCGCGAGATCCTGCTGGACGCCGAGCCGCACAGGCCGCTGGGGCTCTACCTCTCCGCCCGGCAGCAGCCCCACGAGCTGCCGGGCCTCAGGCAGCGGTGGAAGTTCCTGCAGCCGTCGATGGAGCGCGCCAAGGTGCTCCGGCTGGTGCCGCTGCTGGGGAGCCTGGGGTGCCCGTACAAGTGCAGCTTCTGCATCGACGCCGTGGTGCCATACCAGCCGCTCGCCTACGAGGGGCTCAAGGACGACCTGCGCTTCTTCATGGAGCTGCAGATGCCGCGCTCGGTGGCCGTCTGGCACGACCCCAACTTCGGCATCCGCTTCGACGACTACCTGGACGCCATCGAGGAGGTGGTCCCCCCCGGCGCCATCACGTTCGTGGCCGAGACCTCGCTGTCGCTGCTGAAGGAGGAGAACCTGCAGCGGCTGCAGCGCAACGGGTTCAAGGCCATCGCCCCGGGGATCGAGTCGTGGTACGACATGGGCAACAAGTCGAAGCTGCTCTCGGTGCGCGGGATGGAGAAGGTGGAGCGCGTGGCCGAGCAGGCCAACCTGGTGAACCGCTACGTCCCCTACACGCAGTGCAACCTGATCTTCGGGCTGGACTGCGACGAGGGGGCGGAGCCGTTCGAGCTCACGAAGCGCTTCATCGACCTGGCGCCGGGGATCTACCCGCACTTCGCCGTGCTGTCGGCGTTCGGGCGCAACGCCGTGCTGAACCTGGACTACCAGCGCGACGGGCGGGTGATCCCCGTGCCCTTCCACTTCCTGGACCTGGTGCAGGCGATGAACGTGGTGCCGAAGAACTACGAGTGGACGGAGTTCTACGACCACGTGATCGACACCTTCGAGTACTCCTTCTCGCCGAAGGCGCTGGGGCGCAGGCTGTGGAAGAACAAGCACTCCTACATCTGCTGGGAGCAGTTCTTCCGCGGCGTCTCGTCGGAGCGCAACAACCGGCTGGCGTACCACAAGAAGATGCGCCACTGGCTGGCGCACGAGCCGGGGTTCCGCGCCTTCTTCGAAGGCGAGACACGCGAGGTGCCGGCCGTGCTGGTGGACCAGGTCCGCCGGCACCTGGGGCCGCTCTGGGAGTGGCTCCCCGAGGGCGCCCTCAAGCACGACCCGAACGCGTACCTGGAGTCCGGCGCCGCGCACCCGCTCCCCGTGCTCGCCGCGAGCTGAGGATGCGTGCCCGTTCGTCGTCCGTGGAACGAGGATGGAGGTGAGGCCATGCCGACCGACGTGACCGCCGCGGGTGGATCCGGACCCGCGCTCGCCGCGCCCCAGGCCGCCGTCGCGGTGCCGGGGCTCGCCGCCTTCGACCTGCGCCGGTTCCTGGGCGAGCTCGCCGAGAGCGTGGAGGCCCGCGCCGCGGACCGGTCGCGGCGCTACCGCCGGGTCGCCACCATGGGGCTCGTGCTCGGCCTCTTCAGCAGCCTGCTGGCCGCCGGGGTGGCGGTGTTCGGGCCGTCGATGCTGGAGAGCCTGCGCGCCAGCGGGGCGAAGAACCCCTCGTTCGCGTGGCAGGTGCCCTGCTTCGTGATCGCCGTGCTGGGGGCGGTGAGCACCTTCGTGCTGGGCTTCCAGGAGCGCTTCCAGAGCGCGGAGGGCGTGGCGGCCGCGCGGGAGTGCCTGGGGAGGGTCCGGGCGCTCCAGGTGGCCGAGCGCCACCGCCCGGCGAAGGAGGTCCTGCGCGAGCTGGAGGAGCTGGCGGAAGGCCACCCCGACGCCCTCGACCAGGCCCTGCTCGCGAAGCTGCCCGCGGCCGGCTAGAAGCAAACGGCTTTTCTCACGCAGAGTCAGCAGAGAACGTCGCTGTTCTCTGCTGACTCTGCTGCTCTGCGTGAGACTTTTTGTTTTCCGTTCCGACGTGATGCTCAGCGGGGCGGGGCGGGCGAACCGAGGAGGCGCCGCGCCTCGGCATTCCGCGGGTCCAGCTCCAGGGCCCGGGTGAGCGCCTCGCGGGCGCGGGCGGCGTCGCCGGTGGCCAGGTGGGCGCGGGCGAGGCCCACCTGCACGCGGGCCGAGGCGGGGACGCATCCCCATCACCACCTCGTGGTCGGCCAGCCGCGGGATGCGCGCGTCCAGCGCCGCCACCGCGCTGTCGAACGCGGCGCGGCTGACGCGGGCGAACGGGTCGCGGTGGCGTTTGGGGAGCGTGTCGGCCAGGTAGCGCGGGTCCGCCCGCCACTGCTCTGCCGTCAGCGCGTGCTGGGCGGCGGCGGGGCGGACGGAGAGGAGGGCGGCGCAGCGGAGCGGGAGCCCCAGGAGCGGGAAGACGGGTCGCATGGCCGGGGCGGGCTCGGGGGGGACCGGAAACAGGTGACTCCGCATCCGATGCACGCGCCGGCCGCCGGGTTTATCTCCCTGTGATTTCGATCGGAAGATTCGTAGGGGCGAGGCCTGCCTCGACCGGCGGGGCCAGCCTGTGCGCGATCGGCGGGGACCTGTGAACGGGCTGCCTCAGTTCGGACTCGCAGGCTCGCCCCTGCGAGACACGTCGCGTTGAGAAGCTGGATCAGATCACCCTCCGCACCGCTCTTCCCGGCGCGCCGCGGAGCGCGTATCGTGGAAGCTCTCGGCTGCAGCCGGGGCCGCCTTCCCACCGCCCCGCGCGCGCCTCGATCCGGCGGTGTCAGAGCGTCTTTCCAGGCTCGTGTCCGACGGGGGGTCCATGCCTCCAGCCTTCTTCTCCATCGCTGAAGTTCAAGCCGCGGCTCCGGCAGCATGGTACAATCAGCCGGTCGTCAACACCGTGCTCACGCTGGTCCTGGGCGGGGTGATCCTCAACTGGCTGAAGGAGCGCTGGGCCAGGCAGGAGAAGAAGCGGGACAAAGCCCTGGAGTTCCTCGAGAATACGGGAGACAGGCTGAACCACCTGCTCTCCCTGGTCTTCGGCACGCTCAGGACCGGCGACCTGTCCGCGGAACGCCTCGAGGAGCTCCGCTCGCGCAGGAGACCCATCTTCGAAAAACGCTTCGCCGTCCGCCTGGGCGCCGAAAGCTATCTCGGGAATCCGTCCTTCTGGAGGAAGTACGACATCCTGGCCAACCAGATCTACGAGCTGGTGGAGGTTCTCGCGGTGGTCGCCCAGCGGCGTGGAGA
The sequence above is a segment of the Longimicrobium sp. genome. Coding sequences within it:
- a CDS encoding META domain-containing protein → MKAALSVLLLAGLLSCSSATAPELAGGTRDPALLPGPAWTLVGFAPASGDFSAARARFIVNFSADGRVGGEAGPNVYGGSYAASAEGAIQVRDLVGTLIGGPEAEEAGKYQEGLLRARSFEVTPTELLLRFEQRGVLHFRRQVLQAQ
- a CDS encoding pitrilysin family protein, translated to MRTTGRLLALGLALAAAAPAAAQPRQAPPAPGAPRPFRVPAAREFTLPNGMEVTLVPYGQTPKATVLLSVRVGSADEGPDQTWLLELATDLMEEGTATRTAEQLNREAAGMGGSIGVGVGENSTSVTGSVLAEFAPRMVELVADVARNPRFPESELARLKAARVRQLAISRSQPQPLAAERFRQVLYPGHAYGRIFPTEAQIQGYTVQQAKDFYAANFGAARSHLYVAGRFDAQAVEQAVRRAFGDWARGPAPAPVRPSPATGRVVHLIDRPGAVQSTVFVGLPIIDPSHPDWVPLQVTNALLGGSFGSRITSNIREQKGYTYSPGSTVSPRLGTAFWAEIADVTTPVTGASLTEIFREIERLRGEPPTAEELRGIQNYLAGTFVLQNSSRGGIINQLAFVDLYGLPESFLQTYVQRVYAVTPADVQRIARTYLDHEKMAIVVVGDRAAVEPQLRPFGEIR
- a CDS encoding cupin domain-containing protein — protein: MMRRWGCTPLCLLVLACGREAPAWKGGGEERGAFDAASGVARADTSASRPRVIPLRPMAGDVEILYGDPEKPGEPFVMRIRELPGTIIPLHSHPVDEHVTVVQGTWYFAVGDRWDRAALREMKPGTYAFAPKGSTMFGASPDGAVVQVHGVGPFHIHWRDGLKTLDDAGGAAAFRFRKGERVQAPRGRGTIRQGYASGEIVQYEVEAEGGGRFMADEKDLRRA
- a CDS encoding pitrilysin family protein yields the protein MRTVSRAPALVLAACLAAGGAAAQAGGAPRPTVPIEYHKLDNGLKVVLSRDTTSPTVVVGVYYNIGFRIEPRNRTGFAHLFEHMMFQGSRNLGKMEFIRLVQSNGGILNGSTRFDFTNYFEVVPAHTLETVLWAEADRMRGLDVTQENLANQQEVVKNEVRVNVLNTPYGGFPWLDMPQYANTNWYNAHNFYGDLADLDSATLADVQSFFKTYYSPNNAALVVVGDFDPAQALRWIRQYFGDIPAVPQPAQPDLSEPRQTEEKRAVKRDTLAQRPALAIGYHAPRVWTAEYFALAVLDQILAQGRDSRLYQKLVQEKGYTSGVSASFNPLGNPFNINGPTLWTAWLFHDRGVPADSIVAAFDQVVEPLRAGPVDRATLDRALVKVRSGLYDGQDALFGFGRADLLASFALFHDDPGMINRIEEEFRKVTPELIQRAAQEYLRPANRTILVVEPRPAAAAR
- the mtgA gene encoding monofunctional biosynthetic peptidoglycan transglycosylase, encoding MSDSRAPWASPDADPTLPLDVGQPRPAAPPARPPRRARGAAVRVGKAALKLFAAYYVFCLILLAAYRFVPPPTTGVQVQRRVEAWLGRREYDKRREVVPLASLPPHVARAVVAAEDGRFWTHHGFDWEEMRNARRDAAERGRVRGASTITQQLMKNLFGCACRNPVRKLYDLALTPPAELILGKERILELYLNQVEWGDGVYGVEAAARHHYGVSAKRLSRSQAAGLAALLPNPRRRTPDNTGWYRREILRRMRHRGW